From one Solanum lycopersicum chromosome 12, SLM_r2.1 genomic stretch:
- the LOC138340596 gene encoding polygalacturonase-like produces the protein MDMKIKFVYFGLGVLFLAHFGESQNATFDITKYGATANADISEAVGKAFKEACASTSPSTIVIPKGTFQMNQVLLEGPCKGPIELQIQAILKAPTDPNAIKTGEWLTVNKLDFFTMSGGGTLDGQGKEAWECKKSKKCTKLPNNLSFNSLTNSIIKDITTLDSKAFHVNVNQCKNLTFTKFNVSAPADSPNTDGIHVARASSVNITESSFSTGDDCISIGDETEQLYITKVTCGPGHGISVGSLGGNPGEKPVVGVFVKNCTLVSTDNGVRIKTWPASHPGVVSDIHFEDIIVQNVSNPIVIDQVYCPSGKCNKDLPSQVKISKVSIQNIKGTSRTQNAISLTCSKGSPCEGVEVGDVDISYSGKEGPAKSSCENIKPTFKGKQTPAVCSAGADAPAPAAAAS, from the exons atggatatgAAAATCAAGTTTGTTTATTTTGGATTGGGTGTGTTATTTCTAGCACATTTTGGAGAATCTCAAAATGCAACTTTTGATATAACCAAATATGGTGCCACAGCCAATGCTGATATTAGTGAG GCTGTTGGAAAAGCTTTTAAAGAGGCATGTGCATCAACAAGTCCAAGTACAATTGTGATCCCAAAAGGaacattccaaatgaaccaaGTGCTATTAGAAGGACCATGCAAAGGCCCTAttgaacttcaaattcaagCCATTTTGAAAGCACCAACAGATCCTAATGCAATTAAAACTGGTGAATGGTTAACAGTAAACAAACTTGATTTCTTCACAATGTCTGGTGGTGGAACACTTGATGGTCAAGGTAAAGAAGCATGGGAATGCAAAAAGTCAAAAAAGTGCACCAAGCTTCCCAAT AATTTGAGCTTCAACTCCCTCACAAATTCCATAATCAAGGACATAACAACATTGGATAGCAAAGCATTCCATGTGAATGTTAACCAATGCAAGAACTTAACATTCACCAAATTCAACGTCAGTGCTCCGGCTGATAGCCCGAACACTGATGGAATCCACGTGGCGAGAGCAAGCTCTGTGAATATCACAGAGTCTTCTTTCTCCACGGGAGATGATTGTATCTCCATTGGCGATGAAACGGAACAACTTTACATCACTAAAGTCACTTGTGGACCTGGTCATGGTATTAGTGTTGGTTCCCTTGGTGGAAATCCTGGTGAAAAGCCAGTGGTTGgtgtttttgttaaaaattgCACTTTAGTTAGCACTGATAATGGTGTTAGGATCAAGACATGGCCTGCTTCACATCCTGGTGTTGTATCTGATATACATTTTGAAGATATCATTGTGCAAAATGTTAGCAACCCTATTGTCATTGATCAAGTTTATTGCCCAAGTGGAAAATGCAACAAAGAC TTGCCTTCACAAGTGAAGATTAGCAAGGTGTCTATCCAAAACATAAAAGGTacatcaagaactcaaaatgCAATCTCACTAACTTGTAGCAAAGGCTCACCATGTGAAGGTGTTGAAGTTGGAGATGTTGACATTTCATATAGTGGTAAAGAAGGGCCAGCAAAATCAAGTTGTGAAAATATTAAGCCAACTTTTAAGGGAAAACAAACTCCAGCTGTTTGTTCAGCTGGTGCTGATGCTCCTGCTCCCGCCGCCGCCGCTtcttaa
- the LOC138340680 gene encoding WD repeat-containing protein 26 homolog has product MLKPFYSGRDRVTWRGFYGGIDKIPSQTLQILEGHKDEVWFLEFSHNGKCLASSSADCSVIIWEVKLDGRLCLKHKVIGHEEPVCFVSWSPDDSQLLTCGLEEVVRLWDVDSGECIRLYEKNGLGFISCGWAPDGERIFCGVTNKSISMWDLQGKELRCWKGHRITKIADLGITSDGKQMVSLCKNNVILLVGLESKTEKIIVEDEVITSFVLSPDGKYVLVSLLNQEIHLWSIDGVIKLVHIYKGHKQERFIIKPCFGGLRQAFIASGSEDSQVYIWDRCSQQLLRKLAGHSGTVNCVSWNPANPHMLASGSDDQTIRIWGLNPANVMKHNDEGAVSNCVGDCHCRT; this is encoded by the exons ATGTTGAAGCCTTTTTATAGT GGTAGGGATAGGGTAACATGGAGGGGATTCTATGGTGGAATAGATAAGATTCCATCTCAGACTTTGCAG ATATTAGAAGGACACAAAGATGAAGTCTGGTTTTTGGAGTTCTCTCATAACGGGAAGTGTTTGGCCTCGTCATCTGCTGATTGTTCAGTAATTATATGGGAG GTGAAGTTGGATGGAAGGTTATGCTTGAAGCACAAAGTTATTGGTCATGAGGAGCCTGTGTGCTTTGTATCATGGAGCCCTGATGATAGTCAGCTTCTCACCTGTGGCCTGGAAGAGGTCGTTAGACTGTGGGATGTAGACTCCGGTGAGTGTATACGTCTTTATGAGAAAAATGGTCTTGGTTTTATTTCGTGTGGATGGGCTCCAGATGGGGAAAGGATATTTTGCGGTGTTACTAACAAAAGCATTAGCATGTGGGATCTTCAAGGGAAAGAGCTGCGGTGTTGGAAAGGCCATCGGATTACTAAAATAGCTGATTTGGGGATAACAAGTGATGGGAAACAGATGGTCtctctttgtaaaaataatgtGATACTGTTAGTTGGATTGGAATCAAAAACAGAGAAAATAATTGTAGAGGATGAAGTAATAACTTCATTTGTATTGTCCCCAGACGGTAAATACGTATTGGTAAGTCTGTTGAATCAAGAAATCCATCTCTGGAGTATAGATGGGGTTATAAAACTCGTACACATTTATAAAGGCCATAAGCAAGAACGCTTCATCATAAAACCTTGCTTTGGTGGACTTCGTCAAGCTTTCATCGCCAGTGGAAGTGAGGATTCACAG GTATATATATGGGACAGATGTTCACAACAACTCCTCCGGAAGTTAGCTGGACATTCTGGGACTGTCAACTGTGTTAGTTGGAACCCAGCAAATCCTCATATGCTGGCATCAGGAAGTGATGATCAGACCATTCGCATATGGGGTTTAAATCCTGCAAACGTGATGAAGCACAATGACGAGGGAGCTGTAAGTAATTGTGTGGGCGACTGCCATTGCAGAACGTGA
- the LOC101259710 gene encoding DEAD-box ATP-dependent RNA helicase 53, mitochondrial, with product MAFLPCPLRYSKMNSLFLLRKSSSSLTSKRVSINSISHIFSDKFSPRNALRVPQVQSFTTSLTVSAPPMNRVDGKFGYSVKGFHGGGCCLQAATATAMAMVELEEDCEEGLEISKLGISEEIVSALAQRGITSLFPIQRAVLEPAMQGSDMIGRARTGTGKTLAFGIPIMDKIIRFNRKKGRGRNPLALILAPTRELARQVDKEFYESAPILDTLCVYGGVPISRQMSTLDRGTDIVVGTPGRIIDLLKRGSLNLSDIQFVVLDEADQMLNVGFAEDVETILENIRQKHQTMMFSATMPSWILKLTKKFLKKPIHVDLVGDSDQKLADGISLYSIACEMRQKPAVLGPLISEHAKGGKCIVFTQTKRDADRLAGAMQRTLRCEALHGDISQSQRERTLSGFRQGQFNVLVATDVAARGLDVPNVDLVIHYELPNNSEIFVHRSGRTGRAGKKGSAILMHSSKQHRDVKGIEHDAGCRFTELPTIKVEAGAVEMYSEMGKDDGRFGSSGGGTMRSRSSDFGGGRSGGYGNKSSKFGREVSSSSVRTGGYSATGSGRSRGGFSGPSSGRSGKFGGGSGDTRGSKRLGGFRNFGGFGSSKSSNRSNNFAEEFDSGRSRRFGDSDHDRNNRSSRFDVFGDDNDSGEW from the exons ATGGCTTTTCTCCCTTGTCCATTGAGATATAGCAAAATGAACAGTCTTTTTCTACTGAGGAAGTCTTCATCTTCACTAACATCAAAAAGGGTGTCCATTAATTCCATTTCTCATATCTTCAGTGACAAATTTAGTCCCAGAAATGCCCTTCGAGTACCTCAAGTTCAAAGCTTTACCACTTCTTTAACAGTATCAGCACCACCAATGAACAGGGTTGATGGTAAATTTGGGTATAGTGTTAAGGGATTTCATGGGGGTGGTTGTTGTTTGCAGGCTGCAACAGCGACGGCAATGGCGATGGTGGAATTAGAAGAGGATTGTGAAGAAGGGCTTGAGATTTCGAAACTTGGGATTTCTGAGGAAATTGTTTCAGCTTTGGCACAAAGGGGGATTACTAGTCTTTTTCCAATTCAG AGAGCTGTTTTGGAACCAGCAATGCAGGGGTCAGACATGATTGGCCGAGCTAGAACTGGAACTGGAAAGACACTTGCTTTTGGCATTCCTATCATGGATAAGATCATTCGCTTCAACAGAAAAAAGGG ACGGGGAAGAAACCCTTTAGCATTGATCTTGGCTCCCACTAGAGAACTTGCGCGCCAGGTGGACAAGGAATTTTATGAGTCTGCTCCTATTCTGGATACTCTGTGTGTTTATGGTGGGGTTCCCATTTCACGCCAAATGAGTACTCTTGACAGGGGAACAGACATTGTTGTCGGGACACCTGGTCGTATCATTGATTTGCTGAAGAGAGGGTCATTAAATTTATCAGATATCCAGTTTGTTGTTCTAGATGAAGCTGATCAGATGCTTAATGTGGGGTTCGCAGAGGATGTTGAAACCATTCTAGAAAATATTAGGCAGAAACATCAGACAATGATGTTTTCAGCCACGATGCCAAGTTGGATATTGAAACTTACCaagaagttcttgaagaaaccAATTCACGTTGATCTT GTAGGAGACTCTGACCAGAAATTAGCTGATGGCATTTCTTTGTATTCAATTGCTTGTGAGATGCGTCAGAAACCGGCAGTTCTTGGACCCTTAATATCG GAGCATGCAAAAGGAGGCAAATGTATTGTCTTCACTCAAACAAAGCGTGATGCTGATAGGCTGGCAGGTGCAATGCAAAGAACTTTGAGGTGTGAAGCTTTGCATGGAGATATCTCACAAAGCCAGAGGGAGAGAACTCTATCTGGTTTCCGACAAGGTCAATTTAATGTATTGGTGGCCACCGATGTTGCTGCCCGAGGACTTGATGTACCTAATGTTGATCTG GTGATACATTACGAACTTCCGAATAATTCAGAGATCTTTGTTCATCGATCTGGTCGAACTGGACGTGCTGGTAAGAAAGGAAGTGCCATTCTCatgcattcctcaaaacagcatAGGGATGTAAAAGGTATTGAACATGATGCCGGATGCAGATTTACAGAG CTCCCAACAATTAAAGTAGAGGCTGGAGCAGTAGAAATGTATAGTGAAATGGGAAAAGATGATGGCCGCTTTGGTTCCTCTGGAGGAGGCACTATGCGTAGTCGATCTAGTGATTTTGGTGGAGGCCGTTCTGGTGGCTATGGAAATAAGAGCAGCAAGTTTGGTCGAGAAGTCTCTTCATCTTCTGTTCGAACAGGTGGATATAGCGCAACTGGTTCAGGAAGATCAAGAGGTGGCTTTAGCGGACCTAGCTCAGGCCGCTCAGGAAAGTTTGGTGGTGGTTCAGGAGACACACGAGGCTCAAAACGTTTGGGTGGTTTCCGCAACTTTGGTGGTTTTGGAAGCTCCAAAAGTTCAAATCGATCGAATAATTTTGCAGAAGAGTTTGATTCAGGCCGTTCTAGAAGATTCGGAGATTCAGATCATGATCGAAACAACCGTTCAAGCCGTTTTGATGTCTTCGGAGATGACAATGATAGTGGTGAATGGTGA
- the ASAT1 gene encoding acylsugar acyltransferase 1, which translates to MSASRLVSLSRKIIKPSSPTPLSHRIHKLSLMDQMGTHSYMAALIFYPKQNTTTSMPEPTKISRVLEKSLSKVLTSYYPFAGQVRDNSFVECNDIGADLSQVRIDCPMSSIFDHPRTYIDNLVLPFDPWFPSTDSLVAAKLCHFECGGVALGVCLSHKVSDGYSLGKFLKDWSMVARDSEAKLSLLFNGSSIFKPSNSSSFQVVADPPLYKNESKRFHFSASNLKSLKSLISSADSATQICPTTVEAITAFIYRCVSTPQSLLIQAVDQRGTSNDALVPADLTGNAILPFVVSATNKEEMNLERLVSELRKGKEKIQDMLKYIESEEFLCSKVSDIARELNKRTSNNDIPMYRFSSLRRFPSNDINFGWGRPRQVDISTFPINMFILMDNQNGDGVEVIASLQDGELSALERNDDFLQFASPCLGF; encoded by the coding sequence ATGTCTGCTTCAAGACTTGTTTCActttcaagaaagattattaaaCCTTCTTCACCAACTCCACTTTCACATAGAATTCACAAGCTCTCACTTATGGATCAAATGGGGACTCACTCCTATATGGCAGCTTTGATATTCTACCCGAAACAGAACACAACGACAAGCATGCCAGAACCAACGAAGATATCTCGAGTTCTAGAAAAATCCCTTTCCAAAGTCCTAACGTCATACTATCCGTTTGCTGGACAAGTAAGAGACAACTCCTTTGTCGAATGTAATGACATAGGGGCCGATCTATCCCAAGTCCGAATTGATTGTCCAATGTCTAGTATCTTTGATCACCCTCGTACTTACATCGATAATCTAGTACTTCCTTTTGATCCTTGGTTCCCATCAACGGACAGTTTAGTCGCAGCTAAGCTTTGTCATTTTGAATGTGGTGGCGTAGCGCTTGGTGTATGCCTTTCACACAAGGTTAGTGATGGTTACAGTTTGGGTAAATTCTTAAAGGACTGGTCCATGGTAGCGCGCGATTCAGAAGCAAAACTATCTCTTCTGTTTAATGGATCATCAATATTTAAACCATCAAACTCTTCATCATTTCAAGTAGTTGCTGATCCTCCTTTATacaaaaatgaatcaaaaagGTTTCATTTTTCAGCCTCCAACTTAAAATCTCTCAAGTCCTTGATTAGTTCAGCTGATTCCGCAACTCAAATCTGTCCTACGACAGTAGAAGCAATCACTGCATTCATATACAGATGTGTTAGTACACCACAATCGTTGCTGATACAAGCAGTAGATCAACGCGGAACAAGTAATGATGCACTAGTTCCAGCAGACTTAACCGGGAATGCTATTCTTCCTTTCGTTGTATCAGCAACGAATAAGGAAGAGATGAATTTGGAAAGACTAGTTAGTGAGCTTAGAAAAGGTAAAGAGAAGATACAAGATATGCTAAAATACATTGAATCAGAAGAGTTTCTATGTTCAAAGGTATCTGATATAGCTAGAGAACTAAACAAACGAACCTCAAACAACGATATTCCTATGTATAGATTTAGTAGTTTAAGGAGATTCCCATCAAATGACATAAATTTTGGATGGGGGAGGCCAAGACAAGTTGATATTTCTACTTTTCCAATCAATATGTTCATTTTGATGGATAACCAAAATGGGGACGGAGTTGAAGTGATCGCAAGCTTGCAAGACGGAGAGTTGTCTGCATTAGAAAGAAATGATGATTTTCTTCAGTTTGCTTCTCCATGCTTAGGATTCTAA
- the ARF6A gene encoding auxin response factor 6 isoform X1: protein MKVSTSGFNSQPEEAGEKKSLNSELWHACAGPLVSLPHVGTRVVYFPQGHSEQVAASTNKELNGHIPSYPGLPPQLICQLHNVTMDADVETDEVYAQMTLQPLTPQEQKDVCLLPAELGTPSKQPSNYFCKTLTASDTSTHGGFSVPRRAAEKVFPPLDYSQQPPVQELIGKDLHGNEWKFRHIFRGQPKRHLLTTGWSVFVSAKRLVAGDSVIFIWNENNQLLLGIRRANRPQTVLPSSVLSSDSMHIGLLAAAAHAAATNSRFTIFFNPRACPSEFVIPLAKYAKAVYHTRVSVGMRFRMLFETEESSIRRYMGTITGIGDLDPVRWPNSHWQSVKVGWDESTAGERQPRVSLWEIEPLTTFPMYPSPFSLRLKRPWPPGLPSFPGLSNGDMTMNSQLPWLHGGMGDQGIQSLNFQGFGVTPFMQPRFDASMLGLQPDILQAMAALDSSKLANQPLMQFQHIPSTSASSIQSQLLHPSNLQHTFLQGLPENQLISQAQMLQQQLQCHQSYNTQQQQLQRQQLYHDQQLQEPHQVQRQDQQQTKAQLCSATQSQLSHLQVLGSTGSQQTFSDLVGHHINTSNNSSTMQSLLSSFSHNGASTSLNMSETNSLVSPSSSSKRIALESQIPSQAPYMVTQAEVITVPNTKVSDFSTLFSPNPGRQVLDYQAVAVSQNNALFGVNGMSNLKGNSPENGSLPVPYATSTFTSTVGSEYPVNSDMTTSSCVDESGVLQSSENVDQANSLTETFVKVYKSESFGRSLDISKFSSYNELRSELARMFGLEGLLEDPERSGWQLVFVDRENDVLLLGDDPWHEFVNSVWYIKILSPLEVQQMGKQGLDLPSAGKTQRITSNGNGCDDFMNRNHSCNIMNGIPLGSLEY, encoded by the exons ATGAAGGTATCTACTTCTGGCTTCAATTCTCAGCCTGAGGAAG CAGGGGAGAAGAAAAGCCTGAATTCAGAGCTGTGGCATGCTTGTGCAGGGCCACTGGTCTCTCTTCCACATGTAGGAACCAGAGTTGTGTATTTTCCTCAAGGGCATAGTGAGCAG GTTGCGGCATCCACAAACAAGGAATTAAATGGTCATATCCCTAGCTATCCTGGATTACCACCTCAACTTATTTGTCAGCTACACAATGTGACCATGGAT GCAGATGTTGAGACTGATGAAGTATATGCTCAAATGACTCTGCAGCCACTAACTCCA CAAGAGCAAAAAGATGTGTGCCTTCTACCAGCTGAACTTGGGACCCCAAGTAAACAACCAAGTAATTATTTCTGCAAAACATTGACTGCAAGCGATACCAGTACCCATGGTGGATTCTCTGTCCCTCGACGTGCTGCAGAAAAAGTTTTCCCTCCTCTG GATTACTCGCAACAGCCTCCTGTGCAAGAGTTGATTGGTAAAGATCTTCATGGAAATGAATGGAAGTTCCGGCATATATTTCGCg GCCAACCAAAGAGGCATCTCCTGACGACAGGATGGAGTGTGTTTGTAAGTGCGAAGAGACTTGTTGCAGGCGACTCAGTTATCTTTATCTG GaatgaaaataatcaattaCTTTTGGGGATACGACGTGCCAATCGTCCGCAAACTGTTTTACCTTCCTCGGTATTGTCAAGTGATAGCATGCACATTGGTCTTCTAGCTGCTGCAGCTCATGCAGCTGCAACAAATAGCCGgtttacaatatttttcaatCCAAG GGCTTGTCCATCAGAATTTGTCATACCTCTCGCCAAGTATGCTAAAGCAGTGTATCATACGCGAGTTTCTGTTGGCATGAGGTTCCGAATGCTATTTGAAACAGAAGAATCAAGCATCCGTAG GTATATGGGCACAATTACTGGCATCGGTGATCTAGATCCTGTTCGTTGGCCAAATTCTCATTGGCAGTCTGTAAAG GTTGGATGGGATGAATCAACTGCAGGGGAGAGGCAGCCTAGAGTTTCACTGTGGGAAATTGAACCTCTGACAACATTTCCAATGTATCCATCTCCTTTCTCCCTTAGGTTGAAGCGGCCATGGCCACCTGGACTGCCTTCATTTCCTG GTCTATCAAATGGTGATATGACTATGAATTCTCAGCTTCCATGGCTGCATGGTGGCATGGGTGATCAGGGGATACAATCACTTAATTTCCAGGGATTTGGTGTTACTCCATTCATGCAGCCAAGGTTCGATGCTTCTATGCTAGGTTTGCAGCCTGACATTTTGCAAGCAATGGCAGCATTAGATTCTTCTAAGCTTGCAAATCAGCCACTTATGCAGTTCCAACATATCCCTAGTACTTCAGCATCTTCGATTCAGAGCCAGCTTTTGCATCCATCCAATTTGCAACATACTTTCCTCCAAGGCCTCCCGGAGAACCAACTAATATCTCAGGCACAGATGCTGCAGCAGCAATTGCAGTGCCACCAATCTTATAATACTCAGCAGCAACAGTTGCAGCGCCAGCAATTGTATCATGATCAACAACTTCAGGAACCCCATCAAGTACAGCGTCAAGATCAGCAGCAAACCAAGGCTCAATTGTGTTCAGCTACTCAGTCACAGCTTTCTCATTTACAGGTCCTAGGTTCAACGGGTTCTCAACAAACATTTTCTGATTTAGTTGGTCATCATATTAATACATCTAACAACAGTTCCACCATGCAAAGTCTCCTGAGCTCATTTTCCCATAATGGAGCATCCACTTCCCTGAACATGTCTGAGACCAACTCCCTAGTGTCTCCTTCCTCATCATCAAAGCGAATTGCTCTAGAATCTCAGATCCCTTCACAAGCTCCATACATGGTGACACAGGCTGAAGTTATTACAGTGCCTAATACTAAGGTCTCAGATTTTTCCACTTTGTTTTCACCAAATCCTGGCAGACAAGTTTTGGATTATCAAGCTGTAGCAGTTAGCCAAAACAATGCGCTATTTGGAGTTAACGGTATGTCAAACCTGAAGGGTAACAGTCCGGAGAACGGATCTTTACCTGTGCCTTATGCTACCTCTACCTTCACAAGTACAGTGGGTAGCGAGTATCCCGTTAATTCAGACATGACGACATCAAGTTGTGTAGATGAATCAGGTGTCTTGCAGTCCTCAGAAAATGTGGATCAAGCAAACTCACTTACAGAAACCTTTGTTAAG GTTTACAAATCAGAGTCCTTTGGACGATCACTGGATATCTCCAAATTTAGCAGCTATAATGAGCTGCGAAGTGAGCTTGCTCGCATGTTTGGCCTTGAAGGCCTGTTGGAGGATCCTGAGAGATCAGGCTGGCAGCTTGTATTCGTTGACCGTGAGAATGATGTTCTCCTCCTTGGTGATGACCCCTGGCA TGAGTTTGTGAACAGTGTTTGGTACATCAAGATACTCTCTCCACTTGAAGTGCAGCAGATGGGCAAACAGGGCCTCGACCTACCAAGTGCTGGCAAAACGCAGAGGATCACTAGCAATGGCAATGGCTGCGATGATTTCATGAACCGGAACCATTCGTGTAATATTATGAATGGGATCCCCCTGGGATCACTTGAGTACTAA
- the ARF6A gene encoding auxin response factor 6 isoform X2, producing MKVSTSGFNSQPEEGEKKSLNSELWHACAGPLVSLPHVGTRVVYFPQGHSEQVAASTNKELNGHIPSYPGLPPQLICQLHNVTMDADVETDEVYAQMTLQPLTPQEQKDVCLLPAELGTPSKQPSNYFCKTLTASDTSTHGGFSVPRRAAEKVFPPLDYSQQPPVQELIGKDLHGNEWKFRHIFRGQPKRHLLTTGWSVFVSAKRLVAGDSVIFIWNENNQLLLGIRRANRPQTVLPSSVLSSDSMHIGLLAAAAHAAATNSRFTIFFNPRACPSEFVIPLAKYAKAVYHTRVSVGMRFRMLFETEESSIRRYMGTITGIGDLDPVRWPNSHWQSVKVGWDESTAGERQPRVSLWEIEPLTTFPMYPSPFSLRLKRPWPPGLPSFPGLSNGDMTMNSQLPWLHGGMGDQGIQSLNFQGFGVTPFMQPRFDASMLGLQPDILQAMAALDSSKLANQPLMQFQHIPSTSASSIQSQLLHPSNLQHTFLQGLPENQLISQAQMLQQQLQCHQSYNTQQQQLQRQQLYHDQQLQEPHQVQRQDQQQTKAQLCSATQSQLSHLQVLGSTGSQQTFSDLVGHHINTSNNSSTMQSLLSSFSHNGASTSLNMSETNSLVSPSSSSKRIALESQIPSQAPYMVTQAEVITVPNTKVSDFSTLFSPNPGRQVLDYQAVAVSQNNALFGVNGMSNLKGNSPENGSLPVPYATSTFTSTVGSEYPVNSDMTTSSCVDESGVLQSSENVDQANSLTETFVKVYKSESFGRSLDISKFSSYNELRSELARMFGLEGLLEDPERSGWQLVFVDRENDVLLLGDDPWHEFVNSVWYIKILSPLEVQQMGKQGLDLPSAGKTQRITSNGNGCDDFMNRNHSCNIMNGIPLGSLEY from the exons ATGAAGGTATCTACTTCTGGCTTCAATTCTCAGCCTGAGGAAG GGGAGAAGAAAAGCCTGAATTCAGAGCTGTGGCATGCTTGTGCAGGGCCACTGGTCTCTCTTCCACATGTAGGAACCAGAGTTGTGTATTTTCCTCAAGGGCATAGTGAGCAG GTTGCGGCATCCACAAACAAGGAATTAAATGGTCATATCCCTAGCTATCCTGGATTACCACCTCAACTTATTTGTCAGCTACACAATGTGACCATGGAT GCAGATGTTGAGACTGATGAAGTATATGCTCAAATGACTCTGCAGCCACTAACTCCA CAAGAGCAAAAAGATGTGTGCCTTCTACCAGCTGAACTTGGGACCCCAAGTAAACAACCAAGTAATTATTTCTGCAAAACATTGACTGCAAGCGATACCAGTACCCATGGTGGATTCTCTGTCCCTCGACGTGCTGCAGAAAAAGTTTTCCCTCCTCTG GATTACTCGCAACAGCCTCCTGTGCAAGAGTTGATTGGTAAAGATCTTCATGGAAATGAATGGAAGTTCCGGCATATATTTCGCg GCCAACCAAAGAGGCATCTCCTGACGACAGGATGGAGTGTGTTTGTAAGTGCGAAGAGACTTGTTGCAGGCGACTCAGTTATCTTTATCTG GaatgaaaataatcaattaCTTTTGGGGATACGACGTGCCAATCGTCCGCAAACTGTTTTACCTTCCTCGGTATTGTCAAGTGATAGCATGCACATTGGTCTTCTAGCTGCTGCAGCTCATGCAGCTGCAACAAATAGCCGgtttacaatatttttcaatCCAAG GGCTTGTCCATCAGAATTTGTCATACCTCTCGCCAAGTATGCTAAAGCAGTGTATCATACGCGAGTTTCTGTTGGCATGAGGTTCCGAATGCTATTTGAAACAGAAGAATCAAGCATCCGTAG GTATATGGGCACAATTACTGGCATCGGTGATCTAGATCCTGTTCGTTGGCCAAATTCTCATTGGCAGTCTGTAAAG GTTGGATGGGATGAATCAACTGCAGGGGAGAGGCAGCCTAGAGTTTCACTGTGGGAAATTGAACCTCTGACAACATTTCCAATGTATCCATCTCCTTTCTCCCTTAGGTTGAAGCGGCCATGGCCACCTGGACTGCCTTCATTTCCTG GTCTATCAAATGGTGATATGACTATGAATTCTCAGCTTCCATGGCTGCATGGTGGCATGGGTGATCAGGGGATACAATCACTTAATTTCCAGGGATTTGGTGTTACTCCATTCATGCAGCCAAGGTTCGATGCTTCTATGCTAGGTTTGCAGCCTGACATTTTGCAAGCAATGGCAGCATTAGATTCTTCTAAGCTTGCAAATCAGCCACTTATGCAGTTCCAACATATCCCTAGTACTTCAGCATCTTCGATTCAGAGCCAGCTTTTGCATCCATCCAATTTGCAACATACTTTCCTCCAAGGCCTCCCGGAGAACCAACTAATATCTCAGGCACAGATGCTGCAGCAGCAATTGCAGTGCCACCAATCTTATAATACTCAGCAGCAACAGTTGCAGCGCCAGCAATTGTATCATGATCAACAACTTCAGGAACCCCATCAAGTACAGCGTCAAGATCAGCAGCAAACCAAGGCTCAATTGTGTTCAGCTACTCAGTCACAGCTTTCTCATTTACAGGTCCTAGGTTCAACGGGTTCTCAACAAACATTTTCTGATTTAGTTGGTCATCATATTAATACATCTAACAACAGTTCCACCATGCAAAGTCTCCTGAGCTCATTTTCCCATAATGGAGCATCCACTTCCCTGAACATGTCTGAGACCAACTCCCTAGTGTCTCCTTCCTCATCATCAAAGCGAATTGCTCTAGAATCTCAGATCCCTTCACAAGCTCCATACATGGTGACACAGGCTGAAGTTATTACAGTGCCTAATACTAAGGTCTCAGATTTTTCCACTTTGTTTTCACCAAATCCTGGCAGACAAGTTTTGGATTATCAAGCTGTAGCAGTTAGCCAAAACAATGCGCTATTTGGAGTTAACGGTATGTCAAACCTGAAGGGTAACAGTCCGGAGAACGGATCTTTACCTGTGCCTTATGCTACCTCTACCTTCACAAGTACAGTGGGTAGCGAGTATCCCGTTAATTCAGACATGACGACATCAAGTTGTGTAGATGAATCAGGTGTCTTGCAGTCCTCAGAAAATGTGGATCAAGCAAACTCACTTACAGAAACCTTTGTTAAG GTTTACAAATCAGAGTCCTTTGGACGATCACTGGATATCTCCAAATTTAGCAGCTATAATGAGCTGCGAAGTGAGCTTGCTCGCATGTTTGGCCTTGAAGGCCTGTTGGAGGATCCTGAGAGATCAGGCTGGCAGCTTGTATTCGTTGACCGTGAGAATGATGTTCTCCTCCTTGGTGATGACCCCTGGCA TGAGTTTGTGAACAGTGTTTGGTACATCAAGATACTCTCTCCACTTGAAGTGCAGCAGATGGGCAAACAGGGCCTCGACCTACCAAGTGCTGGCAAAACGCAGAGGATCACTAGCAATGGCAATGGCTGCGATGATTTCATGAACCGGAACCATTCGTGTAATATTATGAATGGGATCCCCCTGGGATCACTTGAGTACTAA